Below is a window of Terriglobia bacterium DNA.
ATCCTTGGCTTTGCCGATGCCGTTGATCGACAGGTAATTGAGCATCTTGCGCGCGATCTGTTTGAACAGGTCCGGATCGGTCGTTTTTAAAAGGTCAAGGATGATGCGCCAGTCTTGCCGTGCCACGTCGGTTGCCGAGGTATTCCACTGCTTGACGTGCCCTGCGTTCCTGAGTTCGCGCTGAAGCACAGCCTGGCCGATCCGATCTGCGATCATCTTGATCAATTGATATTCTTCTTTGAGGAACGGTCCCTCATCCGCCTCCGGCAACTCTCGCGTGTAAGCAACTGTAATGCTGCCGACCTCTTCTCCCTGCACAAAGATGGGCGCCCTTTGTACCCAGCGTGTTTCATAAAAACCGGGCATGCTGATGGTCCGGTTCTGAAAGATAATTCTTGCCTGACAGAACTGGGGATATTGCCATCCGGCGGGGATCGCCTCGGTGATCAGACGAAGCAGTTCGCTAAAGGGCTTGTCCGATTGAAGGATCTCGTCGATCGTGTAGATGGATTTCAGCTCTTTGGCGCGCTCTTGCAGCACGCTCAGGACTTTATCGAGAGGCGTGATTCGATCGCTGGCTGCCGGTTCCTGCCTTGATTCGCCCATTGCCGTCAGGAGTCCGGAGTCAGGAGTCAAGAGTCGGAAGGATGAAATCATACTCATGTGTCCATGCTCGGAAGCTGGACTGTTGAGCTTTTCTTCTGACTCCCGTCTCCTGACTCCGGACTCCCTGTCCTTTAGAGTACTTCTGTCATGGTCCGCTCAAGCCGGGTCGTTCATTTAGACCCAGCCGCGGTCTTTGCATGCCTGAGCCACGCGGCTGATCGCGATGACGTAGGCTGCATCTCTCATATAGAGCTTCTTCTTCTTTGCCAGTTCATGAACCGCGTGGAAGGCCGAGGTCATTTTGGTGTCGAGCCGGTTGAGGACTTCATCCTTTTCCCAGAAGAAGTTCATGTTGCTCTGCACCTGCTCGAAGTAGCTGCAGGTGACGCCGCCGGCGTTGGCCAGGAAATCGGGAATCACGAAAATCCCACGCGGTTTCAAAGCTGCGTCGGCTTCGGGTGTTGTGGGTCCGTTCGCTCCTTCGGCGATGATCCTGACCCTTTTCTGAATCTTGCCGGTATTTTCGCCCGTGATCTGGTTTTCCAGCGCGGCCGGGATGAGGATGTCCACGTTCTGCTCCAGCCAGGCCTCTCCGGGCAGCACCTCATAGCCCAGTTTGCGCGCCTTGTCCTTGTCGATGCCGCCGAAGCGGTCGGTGATGGCCAGCAAGGCATCCACGTCGACGCCGGAAGCGAGCTTGAAGGCGTACGAGGTCTGGTCGTTCTGATCCCAGGAGGAGACACAAATGACCGTGCCGCCCATCTGCTGATAAAGGCGGATCGCGTATTGTGCAACGTTGCCAAAGCCCTGCACGCTTGCGACTGTTTTCTCAGTATTGGCGCCAAGCTCATGGAGCGCCTCGCGCAGCGTGTAGACCACCCCATAACCGGTAGCCTCGGTGCGCCCGAGCGAGCCGCCCATGCCCACGGGCTTTCCGGTAATGAATCCGGGATATTTGCCGCCATGGATGACTTCAAACTCATCCAGAATCCACAGCATGTGCTGGGCATTGGTCATGACATCGGGTGCGGGCACGTCCGCCAGCGGCCCGACATTCCGCGCGATTTGCCGAACCCAGCCGCGGCAGATGGCCTCCTGCTCGCGCTGGCTCAGATTGTGCGGATCGCATATCACTCCGCCCTTGGCGCCACCAAGGGGAATATCGACCACGGCGCACTTCCAGGTCATCCACATGGACAGGGCCCGGACGGTGTCGATCGTTTCCTGCGGGTGAAAGCGGATGCCGCCCTTGGAAGGGCCGCGCGCATCGTTGTGCTGCACACGGAAACCGCGGAAAATCCTGACGCTGCCGTCGTCCATCCGGACCGGGATGTTGAACTGATACTCACGCATCGGATTTCGCAACAATTCCTTGGTTGCCTTATCGAGGTTAAGCTGGTCGGCTACACGGTCAAACTGCGTCTGTGCCATCTGAAATGCACTAAAAGAGTTATTGCTCATTCTCATCTCCACGTGTAATCAGGCCCGGGGAGGACCCGGATAAAAAGAAAGGCATGATGACTTGCCCTGGTAATGACTATCGCCGGCCTCTCTGCCGTGTGGTCGGGAAGGCGCGGACCTCGCATTATACATCCGGCATGGGGATTGGTGTAGAGCCGCGCATCAAATGACGAGCGACAGGCGGTTCCATTCCTGCCCGTCATTTGTCTTGTGGCGGCCGCGGTTTGCGCTGCCGGCGCCGGCTACTCGCTTTCGGCGGTTTTCCTGGCCGTTCTCGGCCTTCTGGCCGTGGCTCTCGTGCGTCTGGCCGTCAACGGAGCTCCGGTTGTTCTCCTGCGCCTTGGTTTCTCCTCGGCAGCGGCCGCCGGCGCATCCTGAGGTGGTTCTTCGCTCAGGCTTTCTACCGGAGACTCGACCATGGCCTCGATCGCTGGTTCCAGGGGATGCGGCGCATCGGTTCCGGGAAAGACCTCAGCTGCCGGAACCGTCGTTTCTACAGACGCCGCCTCCTCCGCCTCCCCGGGCGACTCAGGTTGATCGGCTTGCGGGAACTGGTCGCCAGGATAGATGCGGAGGATGCCCTGACGATTGCGCTCGATCCGGAGCAGACCCTCGCGCTGCGCCTGGCGGGCCAAGTCATGAATGCTGGAAATGCCAAAGCGGCGCTCATCAAACGAGGGATCGGCTGACCGGAGCAAGTGCTTGAAGCTGCGCAGATACATGGGCCAGTGCGACTTGGACCCCATCTGCCCCAGGATCCGGCGGACGGCAACGACCGCTCCTGCGTATTGAGCCGGAGCCGCCGCCGGCTCTCCGGCAGGCGCAGGAGCCGACTCCGGCTCGGCCTCCTGGGGAACGGCGGCGGCGGCATGAGGGGGGGCCACGACCGGGGCAGCCGGCGTCGGTGCGTTCTCACCATCGTTAAGCCCCACCAGCAGGCTGCGGTCCACCTGTTTGAGGTTGACGAAGCCCGCATTGGCCATTTTCTGGATGAACTCGCGGAAGGAATGGACGCCGTAGTCACGTTCGGAAAATGTTGAATCGAGCTGCAACAGAGTGCTCTTCAACAGGCCAAGCTGAGGTGACACCTCGCGATCCGCCAGGATCTCGAGAGCGCGACGCAGGGGCGGGAAAGCGTCCCGCAACTGGGCAGTACTTACGGCAGGCGTCTTCCCGGCGGCTTTGCGGACGACCGGATGGATGCCGATCAGGTTCTCGTAGGCAATGAACTCGTGGCAGTTCTTCTGCAGGATGCTGCTGGTAAAGGAGCGTCCTCCTACCACGAACACCATCTTGTCGTACTGCTTGAGCTTCTCCACGAGCGCGATGAAATCACTGTCGCCGCCGACGATTACAAAAGCGTTGATGTGGCTTCTTGTGAACGCCATCTCGAGGGCGTCCAACGCCAGCGTGATATCGGCGCCATTCTTGTCCCCGCCCGGCGTCAGGTTGCGCTGAACCATGTGTACGGCATGCTGGGTCATGGCCCGGCTGTAATCTGCGGCATGCTTCCAGTCGCCGTATGCGATCTTTGTCACCACCTCACCGCGTTCCTTGATCGCTTCCAGAACCGTCCCGACATCGAAGTGCCTGGAAAGCGTTTTCTTTACCCCGATCTCGATGTTGTCGAAATCGATAAAGACGGCGATCTTTAAACGTTCTTCACTCAAGTTATCTACCTCAATGAGCCTCGGCTCTTTGCAACAGTGCAGAGGACTATGTTTGCTCCTCGGCCGGGATTGCATCCACCATTTGTTATGTATGCCACCCGCGTGTCTCGGCGATCTGGCCCACGCATCATGATGGCATTCGGCAAGAGAAAGCGAACACCAGCAGTTTTGCCGGGGTGTGACGAAATAATTATACCAGTTTCTGCTTGTGCCGTCCGGGCAAATCGCGCAGCCCCTGGCCCGCGCCGCCGCGCGGCCCCCCGGTATGGACTGTTCACTGGTGATTGTGAGGTCTTGGCGGACAGGGCTCAGTCTGCTTCCCCTGGGCCGTCGAGCAATTCGCGGATTTTTTGCAGCAACTCCGCCGGAGAAAAAGGCTTCCAAATGAAGGAATCCACGCTTTCGAGGATGCCGTGGTTGACCACGGTATATTTTGTGTATCCCGACATATATAAGACATGAACCCCGGGCTTCCGAGCCTGGAGTCTTTGAATCAACTCGCCGCCGCTCATGCCAGGCATTACGATGTCCGTCAGGACAAGGTCGATGGGGCCGGTGTGCTTCTCCTCGATTTGCAGAGCTTCCTCGCCGTTGCGGGCGGAAATTACGTTATAGCCCTCATCCTGGAGAATGTTATTAACAAGATCCAGGACAACCGGCTCATCTTCTACGACCAGAATCGTTTTCGCGTTGCTGCCTGTGGCCGTCATATCTGCCCTCTCGCATGGTGGCCGGCAAGGTGGAGCGGGCATGCCCCACGCCCGGCGTATTCCGGAAAGAGAATTGCTCCCATCAAGCCTGATGATGCCTCATCGGTGCCCGGCCGTTGCTCATACGTGACGTCCGGCACCAATACCATCCAAGCTTCCATTCCATTCTCGCGCCAGGTCACGCTGAGAATGCAGGTTGTCGACGAGGACGTCCTCCGCCTTGGATGAAGCTGAAGTCGGCTTTCGCCTTAGGGTCAGAATTATGACAAGCCGCCGGGGCTTTTCATCGTCCTGATTCGAACGAAGCGCTTCCAGCAAACATCTGCTGATGCTATTGTAGCACGGTTCCATGCCAATCCTGCCACTCATACGATGGCAGCAAGAGTCAGCAGCGAAGGACACGGCGCGGCGTAGCCGCATCTAAGAAATCTTAACGCAGGGTTTGCCGGGATCGCAGAAGCCGCAGAACATTTGCCCTTTCTGCGCGCCAGGGACGGGGGTCCGAGAAATACCAAGCAAGCGCATTCGCCCCCGCCGCTGCGACGGGGGCGATCGGCCTGCGCAAACCCCATGCGTGTTTTTCTCGTCATTCGATGTTGCTTTTTGCCCGCAGTGTCTGAGTCGCACGTACCGATTGATCGAAATTGCGCCAGGCAGCGTGCTGTGCTATATTTTTTTGCTTGTCTTAAACTCCCATATTTTACGAGGATGGTGTTGTGAGCACTACCAAGCTGACCCGAAAAGAGATTGCTGCAGATCCGATTCATGATGCGCTGATCAGTACTGTCGAGATTTTGCGCGCACGCGCCAAGATCATCAGCCTGGCAGGAGCCGCGCTTGTGCTGCTGCTTGTCGGGATTTATTTTGGCCTGCACTATCTCGATGCCCGTGACAACGCCGCTCAGCAGGAACTGGCCAAGGGTATGGATTACTATCATGGGATGGTGGATGCCGCAAACGCGAAAGATGATCCCTACGCAAACGGAGTGGTGCCGATTTTCCGCAGTGACGAGGCCAAGTATCGTGCTGCCAGCACGTTTTTCAGCTCCGTGGCATCCCGCCACGGCTCGTCTAAGATCGGGGTCATAGGGCGCTATTACCTGGGACTTTGCCAGAAGCAGCTCGGGCTGAAGAGCGAGGCGATCGCGACGCTGCAGGCGGTAGCGATCAATACTTCGGATCGCACGGTCGGATACCTTGCCCAGAAAGTCATGGCATCCTACTATGTCGAGACCGGTGACGCTAAGAGGGGGCAGGAAATCCTGCAGGCAATGCTCAAGGATCCCCAGTGCGATCTGCCGAAAGAGGATCTCCAGGTTGATTTGTCCCGGGCATACATGGCCCAGGGTAATCGGACAGAGGCCCTGAAGGTTTTGCGGGACGCCCAGGAAGCGGGCAGCGGGGGCATGCTTCAGTCGCTGGTATTCCAGGAGATGAGCCGCATCCAAGGCAGCTCTGGGAACGAACCGTAACCCTGACACCGGTGCCGGCGATGCCGTAAGTGCCTGCAATTTAGGCACCTTGACAAGAGGGGCATCCCGACTATAATAAGCACCTTCGTCCAGAGTAGGAGCCTGGTACGTGTTCATCGAAATCGAGCGCTTGACACTGGAACCGTTGCACGTCCAGCATGTGTACGGTATCGGTGAGCTCCAGTTCAAGCATGCGGACGCCGCTCTGGAGGAGCCCGTTGCCACGGATTTCATCCTGACGCACAAAGAGAAAGATCTTCGCGTTGTAGGGACGATTCAGACTGCGATCCGGTATCAATGTTCCAGATGTCTCAAGGAGTTTTCCGCTCCTTTGGACGGCAGCTTCGACCTTTTTTACCTTCCTCAGGCTGACTGGAAGAAGGATGAGGAGGTCGAGCTGAAGTATGAAGACATGGAGGTCGGCTATTATGACGGCCTTGGTCTGGATGTCGACCTGATGGTGCTGGAGCAGATTGAGTTGGCAATGCCTATGAAGTTTATCTGCCGCGAAGGGTGTAAAGGGCTCTGTCCATCCTGCGGCGCGGACTTGAACGAAGGGCAGTGCCTCTGCAAGGTTGACACGACGGATTCCAGGCTTGCCGTGCTCCGGGATTTCCACAGCAAGATGAAAGAGTAATCCGTCAAAGCCGCCGCGAAGGTCCGGCGAGCAGCTCCGGGGAAGCGGCCGGCTTTCGGGCTACCTTGGAGGGAAGGGGGAAACCGTATTTATGCCAAACCCGAAACGCAGACATTCCAAAGCGCGCCGCGGCAAGCGCCGGGCGCATGACTTCCTGCATCCTGTCACCCCGGGCATTTGCCCGCAGTGTCTGGAACCGAAGATGCCGCATCAGGCCTGCCCCAAGTGCGGTTACTACAAGGGCCAGCAGGTAATGGAAGGAGAGGAAGAGATCTAGCCGCGGAGGCAGAATGGCTCTTCGCGGGACTCTTCCCTTGCCGCCATGATCAAGATAGCCGTTGATGGGATGGGCAGCGACAACTCGCCCCGGAGTGAAGTGGAGGGCGCGATACAGGCCTCCAGGGACTATGGCGTCCACGTTATCCTGGTAGGCAAGGAGTCGCTGTTGGGCCCTCTCCTGAAGGCGCCGGCGCGCGGCGCCTCCGTTGAGTTGCGGCATGCCTCCGAAGTGATTGCCATGGATGAGCAGCCCACCGCCGCGCTGCGCAGGAAGAAGGATTCCTCGATCCGCGTGGCTGCGGACCTGGTGCGTCAGGGATTGGCGAGCGGGCTGGTAAGCGCCGGCAACACGGGCGCGGTCATGGCGATTTCCAAGATGGTCATCGGGGCGGTCCCGGGAGTCGATCGGCCCGCACTGGCAGCCGTGCTCCCGACTCTCAAGGGTCACGCCGTCCTGCTCGATGTCGGTGCCAACGTCTCCTGCAAGCCGCACCACCTGGTTCAGTTCGCCATCATGGGGCATTTGTTCAGCAAGAAGATCGTGGGCGTCTCCTCCCCGCGTGTGGGCTTGATGTCGGTGGGCGAGGAGGAATCCAAGGGCAACGATCTCACCAAAGAAGTGCACAAGGCGCTGAAGGAAATCCGCCTCAACTTCATCGGCAACGTGGAAGGACGGGACATATACAACGGCCGGGCCGACGTGATCGTTTGCGACGGCTTTACCGGAAACGTGGCACTGAAGACGAGTGAGGGGCTAATCGAGGCCGTCGTGCTGCTTCTCAAAGAAGAGCTCTCCAGCACTCTTCAGGCCATGGTGGGCGCCCTGTTGAGCCAGCAATCCTTCAAGCGTCTGAAAAAACGCCTCGACTACTCGGAGTATGGCGGGGCTCCTCTGCTCGGCCTCCGAGGAGTTTCCATCATCTGTCACGGAAGGTCCAGCAGCAACGCCATCAAGAACGCGATCCGGGTCGCAAAGGAGTTCGCGGAGAATCAGGTCAACGCCAAACTGGAAACCGAGCTGAGCCAAGTGGGCAGCTATGCCAAGGGCTGTGTGCCGGATTAGCGGATGATGGGGAAAGTCGCATTCCTGTTTCCAGAGCGAGGATCACCCTGTCCCACGGCAAACGGTGCCATGCGCTCTTCTGCGCGACTCGCGCCCAGATGTTGGCCGGAGGCCGGCGATGCAGATGGGGCGAAAGCGCTTGCTCGGCAGCTCTCTGCCCCGCCCGTTGCGTCGGCAATTCTGGTCCTCATCCATCTCTTCCGTGGCTGGCTTTTCCCCCATTGTCGGAATCGCAGATCCGAGGAATCGAAGCGCTTGCTTCTGCAGGTTCGGATGCTACAATGTGGGTTTTTCCATAGGGGTGTCCCGGTCCGCTTTTCTGTACCTTCAAAGGAGGTGGTTACATGGCGTCTGTTGAAGAGAAAGTGAAGTCCATCATCGTGGATCAGTTGGGTGTCAGTGAGGGGGAAGTCACGGCCGTGGCATCGTTTGTCGACGACCTCGGCGCCGACTCGCTCGATACCATCGAGCTGGTGATGGCGTTCGAAGAGGCATTCGGCATCGAAATCCCCGATGAGGATGCGGAGAAGATCCGGACCGTCAAGAACGCGATCGACTATATCGAATCCCACGTCAATTAGCTGGAGAAATCCCGACTGTGAAGCGGCGCGTAGTCATCACCGGCGTTGGCCTCGTGACTCCTCTGGGGAACGGTACCCAGGAGACGTGGCGAGGTCTGCTGGATGGGCGATCGGGAGTCGGGCCGATTACGCGCTTCGACGCTTCTCAGTTTCCGACCAGGATTGCAGCTGAGATCAAGAGCTTTGACCCCACGCTGTTCATGGAGAAGAAGGAAGTAAAAAAGATGGACACCTTCATCCACTACGCCGTGGCCGCGTCGGAGTACGCCATGCGGGATGCCGGGCTTGCGCGCTGGGACGGCGTGGCAGGGGACTCTGTGGGGGTGATCATAGGCTCGGGCATCGGCGGCTTCGGCAGCATCGAGGCCGAACACCTGGCCCTGCTCGCCCATGGCCCGAGGCGGATCTCTCCCTTCTTCATTCCATCGAGCATCGTGAATCTTGCCGCGGGCCGCGTGTCGATGCAGTTCGGCGCGCGCGGGCCGAATTCGGCGCCGTGCACGGCCTGTTCTGCCGGCAGTCACGCAGTCGGCGACTCCTTCAGAATCATCGAGCGCGGGGATGCGGAAATCATGATCGCGGGGGGGAGCGAGGCCGCCATCACTCCTTTGGGCGTGGGCGGGTTTGATGCCATGAAAGCGCTGTCGACCCGCAATGATGAGCCGACACGGGCCAGCCGTCCTTTCGACCGGGACCGTGATGGCTTCGTTCTGGGCGAAGGCGCGGGCATTCTGATCCTCGAAGCGCTCGATCACGCTCTCGGAAGGGGCGCCAAGATATACGCCGAAGTGGTTGGCTACGGCATGTCCGGCGACGCCTATCACATTACAGCACCCCCGCCGGGGGGCGACGGTGCCGTGCGGGCCATGCGCATGGCACTCAAAGGCGCGGGCGTCACTCCGGATCAGGTCGATTACATCAACGCGCACGGGACTTCCACGCAGCCCAACGACAGAACCGAAACTGCCGCGATCCGCACCGTCTTCGGAGAGCACGCCGGCAAGCTTGCCGTGAGCTCCACTAAATCCATGATCGGCCATCTGCTGGGTGCGGCCGGCGCGATGGAAGCAGGGGTTACAGCACTGACCATCCGGGATCAGATCATGCACCCGACCATCAACCAGGACAACGCGGACCCGGAGTGCGACCTCGATTATGTGCCCAACAAGGCGCGCCGGGCGCATATCCGCTATGCGCTCACGAACAGCTTCGGCTTCGGCGGCACCAATGCCTGCATTCTGTTGAGGCGCTTCGAGCGCTGAAGATCAGGAAACAGGTAGCCTGTCACCGGACTTCGACATTAGATAGGAGGCTTGCTGCATGAAAATTATCGTCTGTGTCAAGTACGTCCCCGATACTGCCATCAAGGTGAAAGTCGCTCCCGGCGGCAAGGCGGTAAATATTGCGGATGTCTCCTTCGTGGTGAATCCCTACGACGAGTACGCTGTGGAAGAGGCGCTCCGAATCAAGGAAAAGTCAGGCGGTGAGGTCATCGTCCTCGGCGCTGGAAGTGAAAAAGCCACCGCCGGACTGCGGACCTGCCTGGCGATGGGCGCCGACTCGGGTATCCTGGTGCAGGACGAGGCGATGGAGAATGCCGACTCCCTTGCCATCGGAACTGCATTG
It encodes the following:
- the acpP gene encoding acyl carrier protein: MASVEEKVKSIIVDQLGVSEGEVTAVASFVDDLGADSLDTIELVMAFEEAFGIEIPDEDAEKIRTVKNAIDYIESHVN
- a CDS encoding Glu/Leu/Phe/Val dehydrogenase, producing MSNNSFSAFQMAQTQFDRVADQLNLDKATKELLRNPMREYQFNIPVRMDDGSVRIFRGFRVQHNDARGPSKGGIRFHPQETIDTVRALSMWMTWKCAVVDIPLGGAKGGVICDPHNLSQREQEAICRGWVRQIARNVGPLADVPAPDVMTNAQHMLWILDEFEVIHGGKYPGFITGKPVGMGGSLGRTEATGYGVVYTLREALHELGANTEKTVASVQGFGNVAQYAIRLYQQMGGTVICVSSWDQNDQTSYAFKLASGVDVDALLAITDRFGGIDKDKARKLGYEVLPGEAWLEQNVDILIPAALENQITGENTGKIQKRVRIIAEGANGPTTPEADAALKPRGIFVIPDFLANAGGVTCSYFEQVQSNMNFFWEKDEVLNRLDTKMTSAFHAVHELAKKKKLYMRDAAYVIAISRVAQACKDRGWV
- a CDS encoding NYN domain-containing protein, with product MQSRPRSKHSPLHCCKEPRLIEVDNLSEERLKIAVFIDFDNIEIGVKKTLSRHFDVGTVLEAIKERGEVVTKIAYGDWKHAADYSRAMTQHAVHMVQRNLTPGGDKNGADITLALDALEMAFTRSHINAFVIVGGDSDFIALVEKLKQYDKMVFVVGGRSFTSSILQKNCHEFIAYENLIGIHPVVRKAAGKTPAVSTAQLRDAFPPLRRALEILADREVSPQLGLLKSTLLQLDSTFSERDYGVHSFREFIQKMANAGFVNLKQVDRSLLVGLNDGENAPTPAAPVVAPPHAAAAVPQEAEPESAPAPAGEPAAAPAQYAGAVVAVRRILGQMGSKSHWPMYLRSFKHLLRSADPSFDERRFGISSIHDLARQAQREGLLRIERNRQGILRIYPGDQFPQADQPESPGEAEEAASVETTVPAAEVFPGTDAPHPLEPAIEAMVESPVESLSEEPPQDAPAAAAEEKPRRRRTTGAPLTARRTRATARRPRTARKTAESE
- a CDS encoding response regulator, whose product is MTATGSNAKTILVVEDEPVVLDLVNNILQDEGYNVISARNGEEALQIEEKHTGPIDLVLTDIVMPGMSGGELIQRLQARKPGVHVLYMSGYTKYTVVNHGILESVDSFIWKPFSPAELLQKIRELLDGPGEAD
- a CDS encoding DUF177 domain-containing protein, encoding MFIEIERLTLEPLHVQHVYGIGELQFKHADAALEEPVATDFILTHKEKDLRVVGTIQTAIRYQCSRCLKEFSAPLDGSFDLFYLPQADWKKDEEVELKYEDMEVGYYDGLGLDVDLMVLEQIELAMPMKFICREGCKGLCPSCGADLNEGQCLCKVDTTDSRLAVLRDFHSKMKE
- the rpmF gene encoding 50S ribosomal protein L32, which gives rise to MPNPKRRHSKARRGKRRAHDFLHPVTPGICPQCLEPKMPHQACPKCGYYKGQQVMEGEEEI
- the fabF gene encoding beta-ketoacyl-ACP synthase II gives rise to the protein MKRRVVITGVGLVTPLGNGTQETWRGLLDGRSGVGPITRFDASQFPTRIAAEIKSFDPTLFMEKKEVKKMDTFIHYAVAASEYAMRDAGLARWDGVAGDSVGVIIGSGIGGFGSIEAEHLALLAHGPRRISPFFIPSSIVNLAAGRVSMQFGARGPNSAPCTACSAGSHAVGDSFRIIERGDAEIMIAGGSEAAITPLGVGGFDAMKALSTRNDEPTRASRPFDRDRDGFVLGEGAGILILEALDHALGRGAKIYAEVVGYGMSGDAYHITAPPPGGDGAVRAMRMALKGAGVTPDQVDYINAHGTSTQPNDRTETAAIRTVFGEHAGKLAVSSTKSMIGHLLGAAGAMEAGVTALTIRDQIMHPTINQDNADPECDLDYVPNKARRAHIRYALTNSFGFGGTNACILLRRFER
- the plsX gene encoding phosphate acyltransferase PlsX — its product is MIKIAVDGMGSDNSPRSEVEGAIQASRDYGVHVILVGKESLLGPLLKAPARGASVELRHASEVIAMDEQPTAALRRKKDSSIRVAADLVRQGLASGLVSAGNTGAVMAISKMVIGAVPGVDRPALAAVLPTLKGHAVLLDVGANVSCKPHHLVQFAIMGHLFSKKIVGVSSPRVGLMSVGEEESKGNDLTKEVHKALKEIRLNFIGNVEGRDIYNGRADVIVCDGFTGNVALKTSEGLIEAVVLLLKEELSSTLQAMVGALLSQQSFKRLKKRLDYSEYGGAPLLGLRGVSIICHGRSSSNAIKNAIRVAKEFAENQVNAKLETELSQVGSYAKGCVPD